Part of the Zea mays cultivar B73 chromosome 4, Zm-B73-REFERENCE-NAM-5.0, whole genome shotgun sequence genome is shown below.
TTCAGTTTTGATTACTACATCATCAATAGAGGCTTCCactcgcttgccccagtggtcggctaagcatgtttggataGCCCTTTGGTAAGTTGCTCTAGCATTTTGAGgaagaacggcatggaggtatagcagaaagcccaaaaggtgtgatgaatgcAGTCTTTTCTTCATCTTCCTTTGCCAGACTGATTTGGTGATATCCGGAGTAGTAATCCAGGAAAGAGAGCATAGAGTAGCAAGTGGTAGAATCGACTATCTGATCTATCTTAGGGAGTCCGAAAGGATCTTTCgggcagtgtttgttgagatcggtatagttgacgcacatgcgccaatcaactttattctttttagtacaagaacaggatttgctagccaTTCAGGgtgtagtacttctctaatgaaaccTGCTACTACTAGGCGAGCTAATTCCGCCCGTATAGcttctcttttgtcgggcgtgaaacgacgtagcttctgTCGAATCAGTCTTGCCTGAGGGTACACTTTGAGTTTGTGCTCGACCAGCTCTCTCAGGACTCCTGGCATGTCCGCAGGTTGCTGTcatacccggattttaggggtccaaaaatcCGAGCGCAAAAGaaccaccaagtgtgctaggaccatctcacacatatgatgactcatggtacataaacgaatatcacatcattaatatatagcagggttctgtacaaaataattaaataattacatcatacgaagacaacaatccagcaaccaaagttgattgggagacgatggcctagacctctcacgatctcatcacagcatcctccatgcgcctcatcctatggtacctattcttgacctgggggatgtgagtacagcggGATCGTGTCCCGTGCTCATGGCGCTCCCGTGCACATGTGAGCACTTTTAATCTGGATCATCCCTTCCTCATCCAACGTCCAGCAGCAATTTTACATAAACCCCCTCCCGCCGTAGCTCCTGCACTCTCTGGTTCATTGTGATTTGCCCCCGATGGCCCAGTGGACCGGACCGGACCGAACTAGGCGCCCTACGCTGATCGCACAACTGATGGTCTTCCTATTCGTCCTGCGTGATGGGCTGATGGCAGACGGCAGACCTCACCATGGCAGCCCGCCGCCTCTAGGTCTTCCCACTGTTTGTGTGCGTGATGGCAGACCTCACCATTGAGACCTCTCTCGGCGCTGTGGATGGAGAAGGGATCGCCGCACCAGCCACCGAGGACGGGGGTGATGAGAGACAGGTGCAAGGCATCGATGTGATGCACAGTCAGGCCGTGCGTCGCCTCTCCTTCGAATCTTGGTTGGAACAATCGCGTATTACATTGGGTGAATCGTCCTCTCAAGGTTTTTGTACACCCAAAAAAAGGCCATACGTCCCTACAATGGTAACTTATCGTCTTAATTCTTGTTGATTCGTTGGCATGCAAAACATATGTTTTTGTGACAATAGTAATTTTTTTCCGTCTCACATTGCAGTGTGCGTCATTCATACCCATCTGTGTGGACAGAAGGAAGCCTGTTATTGGAATGTCCTTTCATTCTTGTAATGACGCAGAGGAGTTCTACAAATCATATGCACATGATGGAGGGTTTTCAGTGCGTGTTGGTTCTCAAAATAAAGCTCTTGGTGAGGTTATTAACAAGAGATATATGTGTTCAAGGGCTGGTTTTAAGAAGGTGAAAGAGGTCGATGATCCCCCTAAAAACCAAAAGAACCACGCACTAACAAGATGTGGTTGTGATGCAAACATGTATGTCAAGTTGGGCCCGGATAAGAAGTACCATATCACTTCAATGGTTGAGGAGCATAATCATCCACTTTGCTCGCCTAATAAGATTCCTTTTCTTCGATCAAACCGTGTTGTGAGCCAAAGAGCTAAGAATACATTGTTTACATGCCACAAAGCAAGCATAGGTACCTCACAGGCATTCAGAATCCTACAAGTTAGTGATGGTGGATTTAATAATATTGGTTGCACAAAGCGAGATCTTCAGAATTACTATCGGGGACTTAGAGAGAAAATAAAAAATGCAGATGCACAGTTATTTGTTgcacaactagagagaaagaaggAGGCTAACTCTGCATTTTTTTATGATT
Proteins encoded:
- the LOC103655377 gene encoding protein FAR1-RELATED SEQUENCE 5-like, which translates into the protein MADLTIETSLGAVDGEGIAAPATEDGGDERQVQGIDVMHSQAVRRLSFESWLEQSRITLGESSSQGFCTPKKRPYVPTMCASFIPICVDRRKPVIGMSFHSCNDAEEFYKSYAHDGGFSVRVGSQNKALGEVINKRYMCSRAGFKKVKEVDDPPKNQKNHALTRCGCDANMYVKLGPDKKYHITSMVEEHNHPLCSPNKIPFLRSNRVVSQRAKNTLFTCHKASIGTSQAFRILQVSDGGFAPLYQLQEPDSPHQFWSQLFPCFYIRHVFNLHKVLNLRHLRGQILNPPPEILEISGKN